The region GCTGCGATATGAGCGTGAGGTTAGCATCCGCGTGATGTACCGTGGCCAGCCTCTCAGGCCCCAGCGGCTCGACCTCGTCGTCGACGGACAGGTTGTCGTTGAACTAAAGGCTGTCGAGAGGCTGGACCGGATTCATCAGGCACAGCTGTTGTCGTACTTGAAGTCGGGCGGATTCAAGGTGGGACTTTTGATGAACTTCCATTCGGAGTTTCTGAAGTCGTCGCTGCGGCGTTTCGTCCTATGAGGCGTGACTGTCCTCACGAAGGTCAATTCTTCGTGTTCTTCGCGTCCTTCGTGGTTGCTTTAGCAATCACCCAGTGCGCCTCGAGCTGCGCCAGCGTCAGGTCGCGCATCCGTTCGCCCTTGCTCGTCACCTGCCGCTCCACATCGTCAAACCGCCTCTGGAACTTGTCGTTGGCCAGGCGGAGGGCCGCTTCGGGTTCCACGCCGAGCTTGCGGGCCAGGTTGGCCACGGCGAACAGCAGGTCGCCCAGCTCTTCTTCCGCCTCCGGCGACTTCGGCCCGAGGGTCTCGACCGCCTCGCGCAGCTCGCGGGTCTCTTCGTCGATCTTGTCGAGCACGTCCTCGGGCTTCACCCAGTCGAAGCCCACGGTCGCGGCGCGCGTGGCCAGTTCGTAGGCGCGCAGCAGCGACGGCATCGACCGCGGGATGCCGCTTAGCAGCGTCTTGTCGGGCTCGCCGGCGTCACTGCGTTCCTGCTTCTTGATGTCCTCCCACCGCTCTTTCACCTCGCGCGGCGTGAGCGACGCCTTGCCCACCTCCGCTGAAGCTACGGTGGGCAGGCCCTCGGCATCGAACACATGCGGGTGGCGGCGGATCAACTTGTCCGAGATCGCCTGGATGGAGTCGGCGATCGAGAAGCGCCCCTCCTCCTCGCAGATCTGCGCGAGGAACACCGCTTCGAACAGGAAGTCGCCGAGCTCGCCCTTCAGTTCCTCGTAATCCTCGCGGTCGAGCGCGTCGAGCAGCTCGTAGGTTTCGCCCAGCACGAACGGGCGCAGGGTCCGCACCGTCTGCTGGCGGTCCCACGCGCAGCCATGCTCGGAGCGCAGCGTCCTCATGATCTCGACCAGTTGCTGAAAGCGCGCGCCCGCCAGTTGGCTCATGCGCCATGCTAACATTCCATCTCTTAGATGAAGGCGACCGTCACCGTCCTTGGCAGCGGCACCTCGCACGGCGTGCCCATGATCGGTTGTACCTGCGCGGTATGCCAATCAACCGATCCGCGCGATCGCCGCTTGCGGCCCTCGATTTACATCGCGGTCGAAGGCGGGCCAGCGATCCTGGTCGATACCTCGACCGACCTGCGCCAGCAGGTGCTGGCCAACCGCATTGCGCGCGTCGACGCCATCCTGTTCACGCACAGTCACGCCGATCACGTCATGGGTTTGGACGATGTGAGGCGGTTCAATGTGATGCAGGGCGGGGCGATTCCGGCGTTTGCTGATGAGCGGACCGCTGCGGATTTGCGGCGCACCTTCTCGTATATTTTCAGTCCGCCCAGCGAAAAGGGTGGCGGCATTCCAGAGGTGGCCCTCACCACGGTGACCGGGCCTTTCAACATTGGCGCGGTACGCGTTCAGCCGGTGCCGCTGTTCCACGGCTCGCGGCCGATCCTGGGATACCGGCTCGGGACGTTCGCCTACCTGACCGACTGCAATCGCCTGCCGGACGAGGCATGGCCGCTGCTCGAGGGCCTCGACGTCCTCGTGCTCGATGCGCTGCGTCACAAACCGCATCCCACCCACTTCACGGTGGCGGGCGCGCTCGAAGTGGTGGCGCGGCTGAAGCCGCGCCAGACCTACTTCACGCACATGTGCCACAAGCTGCCGCATGCGGAGACCAACCGGTCGCTGCCGGCCGGCGTGGAGCTGGCCTATGATGGCCAGGTGGTGACGATCGACGTGGGGGATGAATCCACCTCCGCTGAGGCTTCCTCCTCCGCCAAGGCTACGGCGGACAAGCCGGCGGATCAATGGACGTAATCCACTTCCCCGACGATCCCCGGCCGCTGACGTGGCGGTCGCCGGTGCTGGCGCTCGGCAACTTCGACGGCCTGCATCGCGGCCACGTGAAAATCGTCGAACGCATCCAGCGCGGCGCGCTCGAGCGCGGCGGCACCAGCGTGGTGCTGACCTTCGATCCGCATCCGCCGAGGGTGCTGCGCCCCGATAAGGCGCCGTTGCTGCTGATGACCAAGGCGCAGAAGCTCGCCGCCCTGGCGCGCGCGGGCGTGCAGGGCGCGGCGGTGGTGCGCTTCACCCCCGAGATGTCGCAGTGGGAGCCCGAGGCGTTCGTCCGCACCGTGCTGGTCGACTGGCTGCGCGTGGCCGAGGTCTGGGTCGGCGCCGACTTCCTGTTCGGCCGCAACCGCAGCGGCAACTTCACGCTGCTCAAGTCGCTCGGGGCGCAGTACGGCTTTCGCGCCGAGAAGATCGATCCCATTCGCTACAAGGAGTTCGTGGTGTCGAGCACCCGCATTCGCCGGCTGGTGAGCGAGGGACGCGTGGACGAGGCCGGCGCGCTGCTGGGGCATCACTACGCCCTTGATGGGGTCGTGGTCGAGGGGGCGAAGCGGGGCCGGGAACTCGGCTTTCCGACCGCCAACCTGAAGACCGACAACGAGCTGATCCCGCCGCACGGCGTCTATGCGACGGCGGTCACCGTGGACGGCGCCGTCTATCCCAGCGTGACCAACATCGGCCAGCGGCCGACGTTTGGCGCCGAGCTCACCACGACAATCGAGGCGCACCTGATTGGCCGGACGATCGATCTCTACGGCAAGACCCTGGGGCTGGCCTTCGTTCAGCGGCTGAGGGACGAGCGCAAGTTTCCCGACACCGAGGCGCTCCAGGACCAGATTGCCGCGGATGTTCGCCGCGCGGCGCGATTGTTCGATAGACTATCGGTCTGATTCGCATGGCCCCCAAATCGTTCACGTTCAGGTTCACTGTTCCCCGGGATCCCCAACTGGCCGCCATCGTCGCCGACGTGGCGAATCACGCGGTGGGATACGCCGAGATCGAGGCGGCGGCAGGGGCAGACTTCGTGGCCCGGGTCGGCGTGGCCGCCGGGCACGCCCTGGCCCGGACGTCGCCGGACACGCTGCAGATCATCGTGGCCAGCAACGACACGGCCCTGACCTTCGAGTTTGATGCCGACATCGTGTCGGTGACTCACGCCGCCTGACCATGCGCCTCTATAACACCCTGACCCGCCAGGTCGAGCCGTTCGAGCCGCTGCGCGACAACACCGTGCGCATGTACACCTGCGGCTTGACCGTCTATGCGCGGGGGCACATCGGCAACTTCCGCACGTTTGTGAGCGTGGACGTGCTGCGGCGGGCGCTGAAGTACGTGGGCGGCTTCAAGATGCACCACGTCATGAACTTCACCGACGTGGACGACAAGACCATCGCCGGCGCCGAGAAGGCCGGCTTGCCGCTGCGCGAATACACCGACCAATACATCAAGGCCTTCCGCGAAGACGCGCTGGCGCTTGGCATCGAGCCGGTGGAAGACTCGCCGCGCGCGACCGACCCCGAGAACCTGCAGGCGATGGCCGACATGATCAACCAGCTGGGTGAGCGCGGCCACACCTACCAGACCGACGGTTCGACCTACTTCAAGATCGCGACGCTGCCGACCTATGGCAAGCTGGCGCGGCTCGACCACGAGGGCATCCAGGCCGGCGCCCGCGTCGACTCCGACGAGTACGACAAGGAGAACGCCCGCGACTTCGTGCTGTGGAAGGCGACCAAGCCCGGCGAACCGACGTGGGACGTCGGCTGTGGCCCGGGGCGTCCCGGCTGGCACATCGAGTGCTCGGCCATGGCGCTGCGGTTGCTGGGCGAGGCGCCGATCGACATCCACACCGGCGGCGTGGACCTGGTGTTTCCGCATCACGAGAACGAGATCGCGCAGAGTGAAGGCGCCACCGGCAAGGAGTTCTCGAAGTTCTGGCTCCATGTCGAGCACCTGCTCGTGGACAACCAGAAGATGTCGAAGTCGGTCGGCAACTTCTACACCGTGCAGGACGTGCTCGACCGCGGCTTCCGCCTGTCGGCGCTGCGCTACATCCTGCTGTCGGCGTATTACCGCAAGCAGTTGAACTTCACGTGGACTGGCCTGGAGCAGGCCGAAGAGGCGCTGCGGCGCATCACCGACTTTCTGGGACGCGTCGGAGCCCTGTCGGGTGGCGGCGTGCATCCGGAGGTGACCGCCCGCGTGGCCGCCGCCGTCCAGGCGTTCGATGCGGCCCTCAGCGACGACCTCAACACCGCGGCCGGCCTGGGCGAGCTGTTCGACCTGATCCGCGCACTGAACATCGCCATGGACAGCAAGCAGGTGGGCGAGGCCGACGGCGCCGGCATCAAGGCCGCCTTCGACCACTTCGACCAGGTGCTCGGCGTGCTGTCGCTGCGCCACGCCGAAGAGGCGATCCCGCCCATTCCGCAGGCCGAGATCGATGCCGGCATCGAAGCTCGTCAGGACGCCCGCCGCCGCCGCAACTTCGCCGAGGCCGACCGCATTCGCCAGGAACTGCTCGACAGGGGCGTGATCCTCGAAGACGGCCCCAAGGGCACCCGCTGGAAGCGAAAATAGCGACTCCCGACCGACTCCCGGTTCCCGACCCCCGACTCCCGGTATGATCAGCATATGGATGCGCCGATGATCAAAACCGCCCTGCCCGGTCCCAAAGCCAAAGCCATTATCGAACGCGACGGCAAGGTGGTGTCGCCGTCCTACACACGGGGCTATCCCTTTGTGATGGCCCGCGGCGCGGGCGCGATCGTCGAAGACGTGGACGGCAACCAGTTCCTCGACTGCGCCGCCGGCATTGCCGTGAACTCCACCGGCCACTCCCACCCCGCCGTCGTCGCCGCCATCATCGACCAGGCGCAGAAGTTCCTGCACATGTCGGGAACCGATTTCTATTACGAACCGCAGGTGCAGCTGGGCGAGGCCTTCAACGAGATCGCGCCGTTTGGCGGACCCAAGCGATCGTTCTTCTCGAACTCGGGCACCGAGGCCAACGAGGCGGCCATCAAGCTGGCCCGGTACTCGACCGGGCGCTACGGGATGATTGCGTTCATTGGCAGCTTCCACGGACGCACGCTGGGTTCCTTGGCGCTGACCTCGAGCAAGGCCATTCAGCGCCGCGGCTTTGGTCCCATGCAGGCGGGGACGTTTCACGCGCCCTATGCGACGTGTTACCGCTGCCCGGTGGGCCTCAGGCCCGAGACGTGCCAGGCCGAGTGCCTCGGCTTCCTCGAGCACCAGGTCCTGGTCCACCTGATCTCTCCCGACGAAGTCGCCGGCGTCCTCGTGGAACCGATTCAGGGGGAGGGCGGCTACGTGGTGCCGGCGCCGCAGTTTCACGAGCGCCTGCGCGCGCTGACGAAGAAGCACGGCATCCTGTTGATCGCAGATGAGGTGCAGTCGGGCATGGGCCGCACCGGCAAGATGTTTGCGATGGAGCATTTCGGTGTCGAGCCGGACATGATCACCGCCGCGAAGGGCGTGGCCTCGGGCCTGCCGCTGGGCGTGACGACGGCGCGGGCGGAGGTGATGGATTGGCCGCCGGGCTCGCACGCCAGCACGTTCGGCGGCAACCCGGTGTCGTGCGCCGCGGCCATGGCCACGATCACGTTGCTGAAGGATTCGCTGATCAAGAATGCGGCCGAGGTCGGCGCCTTCATGATGGACCGCTTGAAAGAAGTGCAGCAGAAGCACGCCATCATCGGCGAGGTGCGCGGCCGCGGGTTGATGATCGGCATCGAGCTCGTGAAGGACCGCGTGACCAAGGAACGCGCCGTCGCCGAGCGCGACCAGGTGGTGGACGCCTGCTTCGCGCGCGGCCTGCTGGTGCTCGGCGCCGGCAAGAACGCCATCCGCCTCTCGCCGCCGCTGGTGCTGACCAAGGCCCAGGCGACGACGGCCATCGACATCCTCGACCAGGCGCTCGGTACGCTGTAGGGTCCGGCACCGATGTGGCGTCCGGCTTTAGCCGGACCTTGTCGTAGAGGCGGGTCTTTAGACCCGCCTACGGGCACGGGCCTTGCTCTCCACCCGCCATGACCTTCCAACGCCAGCGCCTCGGCCTCGAAGGCGAGGCATTAGCGGCCGCCGAGCTCGAACGCCTCGGGTATCAAATACTCGACCGGCGCTATCGTTCCCGCTTTGGCGAGATCGACCTCATCGCCGTAGACGGCCCCACGGTAGTATTTGTAGAAGTGAAGACGAAGACCGATAGCAGATTTGGCGATCCCGCCGAGATGGTCACGACGCAGAAACAGCGACGCTTAGTATCCATGGCCGAGGAATACGTCAGCGGGCACCAACTCCACGCGACCCCGTGCCGGTTCGACGTGGTGGCCGTGGATACCTCGATCCAGCCCGCCCGCATCACGGTCTACCAGGACGCCTTCAGGCCCGGATGGTAGAAACCGAGCTCAGGCGCGACCCGATCACCGGCCGTTCCGTGATCATCGATCGGTCGCCGCACCCCCATCCCAGCGACTTCGTCCTCGAGCCCGTCCAGGTAGATGTGGCGTCCGGCGTTAGCCGGACCGTTCCTGCCTGCGCCTTCTGCGAAGGCCGCGAAAGGGATGCCGGCACCGAGCTGCTGGCGTGGCGCGACGGCGGGGCGGCCGGCGAGCCGGGATGGTCGGTGCGCGTCGTCGCCAATCGGCGGCCCATGCTTCGTATCGAAGCGCACCAGGAGCGCCGCAGTGACGGCGTCTTCGAGGTGCGCGACGGCCTGGGCGCGCATGAAGTGGTGATCGAGTCGCCGGTGCACGACCAGCGGCTGCAGGACCTGCCGGCCGACCGGTTGTGGCGGGTGTTGTGGGCCTGGCGCACGCGGTTGCAGGATCTGAAGCGCGACACCCGCTTCGCCAGCGCCATTGTCTTCAAGAACCACGGCCGGGCCGCCGGTGCCCGGATGGACCACTCTCATTCCCAGATCGCGGCGTACCCGATCCTGCCCGAGGCCCTGGACGCCAAGGTCCGAGGTGCGGCGGCCCATTTTGGCTGGACCGGCCGCTGCGTTTTCTGCGACGTGACCGCGCAGGAATTGCAGGACGGCCGGCGGATGGTGTCTGACACCCTTCCAATAATTGCGATCGCGCCCTTTGCGTCGCGGGTACCGTTCGAGACCTGGGTTCTGCCGCGGGTCCATTCGCCGCGGTTCGAGGAGGCGTCCGACGCGACGCTCGAGGCGATGACGGCGGTGTTGAAGGATGTGCTGATGCGGGTGGATTGGGCGCTGGAGCGGCCGGCCTACAACCTGGTGCTGCACACCGCGCCGTTCAGTGGTGAGGCCGACCCTGCGTTCCACTGGCACCTGGAGGTCATTCCGAGGGTCACCCGCTGGAGCGGGCTCGAGTGGGGCAGTGGCGTGCCCAGGAACCCGGTGTCTCCCGAGGAGGCCGCGCGCGTCCTTCGGGGCGTAAAGCCTGTGGGGCCGGACCTTTAGGTCCGGCCGATGCCCCAGGACGCTTGCCTGTCGCGCTACCCATCTGTTACAGTGGGTTGTTCTCGGCGAGCGGGAATAACTCAGTGGTAGAGTGCGACCTTGCCAAGGTCGAAGTCGCGGGTTCGAATCCCGTTTCCCGCTCCATTCGACTCACCTTCGTTCCGCCTTCGGCGAAACGAAGTTTCGCTCATGGCTAGCCAACCTATGGAGAATGTCCTGAGCGAGCCGGTAGTCAGCCGAAGGTTGACTAGTGGCGAGTCGAAGGGCAACGAACCCGTCCCGCGCTAGAATCAACACAGCACAATCCGAGCGGCGCCGTCGCCAAGTGGTAAGGCAGAGGTCTGCAAAACCTCCATCCCCGGTTCAAATCCGGGCGGCGCCTCCAAATTCTCTTAGGGAATACGCAAGATTCCCATTCAGCCGAGCAGCAAGATCGCTCGGCTGTCCCATTTTTGTCCCAGTCAGCTTGATTGCTATTCGTTAATCGCGGCGGGGAATCCAGCTACCGATGGTCGCGCGGACGTGGTCTTCAAGCGCCGACCGGAGGTGCTCGACGGTCGACCATTTGATGTGAAGGTATTGGCGGGTATCGAAGTGCAGGTCACCGAAATCGGTGTCCCGGCACGTCCGAACCACGGTCTTCCCTAAGCCCTGCGCGAACCCAGCCTCGTAGTAAACGCTGGGGCGCTGGCCGGTGAAGTCGGCAACAACGAACTGCGCTGAGCGGATGCCTGCCATGATTCGATCAGTGATCTGGTCGTTGTGCGGTGTTCGGTCGACGCGATTGACGGTGAACCCGCAAGACTCGATTGCCGGAACGATGCCTTGTAAGTAAGGTGCGTCCATCTGCGGATCGAACCACATCGCCGCGAAGGCGGTGCCAGCGATGCCGCCAGAGTCTACCGGCCGAAGATAGTTCCAGCCACGCGCTGTGATGCGATAGTGCCGTCCAGTTATCTGCTCGTTCTGGACAAGCAAGCCCTGCTCACCGAGCGTGCCGATCAAGAAGTCCACCTCTTTTTTATTCGCCGCATCAATCATTGGCGCGAGCGTCGCCGGTAGATCGATAGAATCGCCAGCAAATTGGGTCTGTTGTTCGAACCATCTGAGCAGGGCGTCGAGTTTTCGAGGAATTGGTGTCCTGGAGTGCTCAGCGGCACGTTCTTTCCAGTCCTCACCAATTGGCACGACTCGTTCGTTGGTCGCGCTCGCGGTCTGTCGAATGTGAGCGGCAAGAAACGGCAAGATGCGCCGGTTGTCTGGTTGGGCCAGATCGGGGCCCACAGAATCCAATGGTGCCCACCAACGCCCGCAATTCGGGCAATCCTGCGAGAAGATGAGAAGCCCGTTTTCAGAGCCGCCCCACTCGTCGACGCCGTCCAACCCACAGATTCGACATTTGGTTTTAACTGGCGTGCTCATTTGTGGCTCTCGGGCCTCCTGCCCGCAGCGGCCAGCGATAGCGCGGAGGCACGGTCGCTCCCGGTCAACCCAGCAAGCTGCATCGCGGCTGCACGCAGGTCGCCGTCGCTCACGATGTTGTAGCGCTGGAAGATCGACGGCGTCTTGTGCCCGGTGAGCTTCATGGCGACCCGCTCTGACACGCCACGGCGAACCATGTGCCGAATCGCCGTTCGGCGCAGGTCATGCGGCACGCGACCGGGGCAGCCAGCGGCGATGCAGGCGACTTTCCAAGCCTTCGTGAACGCAAGGATCGACTTAGGATGCTTCTGCCCCCCGCGACTGTCGGCAACCATCCGAAAGAACACGAACGGGAAAATCTCGCCAGCCTTCTTGAGGCTGAGGTGCTCGGCATGCTGCGCCTCTAACAACGCGCGCAGGTCGTCGGTCATGGGAAATACGCGGCCCTCGCGGTTCTTTGTTGTTCCGGCGTCTAGCCGGATCTCACCCGCGCGAAAGTCAACCTGCCGCCATTGCAGCGGCAACACTTCCGAGTCGATGCGCCAGCCGGTGATATAGGCAAACTCGATCACCGGGCGAAGCGCGGGCGGCAGATGCGCCTGGACGCTCGCGTATTGCTCCGGTTCAAAGAAGCCCGTTCGCGTGTTGTCTTCGCGCAGCAGCGGCACATACGGTTTATGCAGCAGCTTCCCCGACTGCACGGCGAGGCTAAAGACTCGCTTGAGGATCGTTAGCTCGCGGTTGATCTCCCCGTTTGAGACGCGCTCAATCGTTCGCTGCTGCTCAGGCACTTCCGTCACGGTGCCATCTTTACGCGTGACCGTGTAAGCGCCGCGCGTGATCGTCGTCTGCGCCTGCCGGTGAGCGACGTAGGCGCGCACGAGCGCTGTGCTGATGTTCTGCATTCGGTGACTGCCAAAGAACGGAGTGAGGTGCTTACGCAGGCGACGTTCCACGGCGTCGAAGGACTTTTTGCCGTTGGTTCGGTAGTCGTTCAGGACGTCTTCGGCGGCTTCTTCAAATCGCAGACGGCCTATTTTCGGCGTCACCGCCAGGCCCTTCGCGCCGTCGCCCTCCCGCTGCCGAAGTAGATCGAGCGCGACTTTCTTTTTGTCGCTGCGGCTCGACTCTTCGTAGCGTTTACCGGCGCGACAATACCGAATCCACCACACGTCCCCGCGTTTTTTGAGTTCGCCCATGATCGGCAGTATAGGGCCAGTCGGCGCATTATCCGTGCCGCACCACTCGCAACGTAGAAAACCCCCTAGTCAATAAATCACACGATCGCTTTAATGCTGGTGTGCTTACAGAAACATCGCCAAAACCTAGTCGGCTGCTCCCCGCGAAGGGCGCGGCACGCGACATGGGTATCCCGTATACGTCGCTGCGCGATCTCGTGCTTCGCGGCGAGATCCCGGTCGTCAAGATCGGGACGGCTTGGTATTTCGACCGGCGCGACCTGGATCGATTCATTCAACACGCGAAGGAAACCCTATGAGCGAACAACAGAGCGAGCGCGTCACGGTGAAGCAGGCCGCAGAGATCGCAGGCGTGAGCGTTCGCACGATTGAGAAGTGGATCGCTAAAGGCGCGCTGACAACGCTGCGCGTCCCTGGCGCGCGCAAGTTGTGGTTACTCCGCGCACAAGTTACGCCGCAGACCGAAGTAGACCGACGCAGCCCGGGCAATCGGAATTTCCCATAAATCGAATCCTTGTCATGCTTGATAAATCACACTTGGCGAAGAGCAGCCCGAGCGCTCTGGCACTGCGAGTAGTGTCGAAAACAAAACTCGCACCACGCGCTAAATCAGGAAGCGGTTAGTCCTCGGTGGACACCTCAAATCCGGCCATTGATCGACGGTTCAAATCCGGCCATTTCTGGCTGGCGACCGAGACCCATGCAGTTCTACTTCGTGAGCTCTTCGGCACGCAAGTCGGTGTGGACTTTCGTGCGCCAGCTCCGAGGCCCACATTTGAGCACATGTGCGTGATGGAGGAGGCGGTCGAGCAGCGCGGTCACGGCGGCCGTGTCGCCCAGCAGCTTGCCCCAGTCGTCGACGGGCCGGTTCGACGTCAGCAGCGTCGAGGCCCGTTCATAGCGCCGCATGATTAGCTCCGGAGGTCTTCGGCCGCCGTGTGCGGGAGTTTCCGCATGCCCAAGTCGTCGATGATCAGCAGCGGGACCGTCGTCAGGTCCGCGAGGATGATCTTGCGGGTGCCGTCCAGCGTGGCGTCGGCCAGTTCTTCGAGCAGCGTATGGGCTTCGCGATACGCCACACGGTAGCCCTGCTGGATGGCGGCGCGGCCGATCGCCTGGGCCAAGTGGCTCTTGCCGGTCCCCGGCGGGCCCAGTAAGAGCACGTCTTCCCGCTGGCCGACGAAGCGCGCCGTGGCCAGTTCGTGCAGCAGGGCCCGATTCATCTTCTTGTTAAAGTCGAAATCGAAGCGGTCGAGCGAGCGATCGGGATCGCGGAAGCGCGCCTGTTTGTGGCGCCGGTCAAAGAGCCGGTCCTGGCGCCGCTGCAGTTCGTCGCTGACCAGCGTGGCGACGAGGTCGAGCGGCGCCAGCCGCTCGGCCTGGGCGTGCCGCAGGCGCGCCTCCAGGACATCGGCCATGCCCGAGAGACGGAGTTGGCGGAGCGCGCGATCGAGTTCGGTCACATTCATGTCGGATCTCCGGTCGTGCGATCAATCAGATCGCGATACAAGGTGAGTTGACGGATGAGCGGGTCGACTTGCCGCAGGGTCAGCGGGACGGGGGGCCGCCGCTCGACGTACTTGCGGACAAAGCGATAGGTGAGGACGCCGATGTCGACGGCGGCCTGGGCCGCGTCCTCGACGACCGCCGGCCCATGTTTCTTGGCCAGCGCGAGGACCCCGAGGATCTGCCGCACGCCGTGCGCACTCCCTTGCGCCTGGATGTGCTGACAGATGGTGCTGATCGCAGGACCGGCCGTGGCGGCCCGTCCCAGCAAGGCCAGCGTCGACGCCGGCGTCCGGGCGGGGCGATCGGCGGCGGCGATCCGATGCCAGCCGCGGCGTGCGCGCAGGTGTTCGCGGAGGAGCTGCCCGGTCGTCGGGGCGATCAGCCGGACGTGGAGATCGTTCCATTGCACCTGCACCCGCTGGCCGATCCAGCCCGGCGGCGCGCTGTAGTACGCGGCCTCGACCTCGACGCAGCCATCGAGATGCACCGTGCGCGCCCCAAAGCGGTAGTAGCGAAAGGGTTCCAGCGGCAGCGGCCCGAGGGCCGGCCGTTCCTCGGCAAACATCTCGGCGACCTGGCGTTTGGTGGTGCCGTGGATCCGCGTATCGGCCCAGCGGGTCTCCCAGCGATCGAGGTACGCCTGCGCCGCCTCGAGCGACTCGAAGCGCAGTCCCTTGAGCGGTGTCTTCTGCGCGTGCCCCACGCCCGCTTCGACTTTCCCCTTGCGATCGGGATCGCGCACCCGACACGGCAGGGCGACGACGCCGTAATGGGCGAGCACGTCCCGATAGAGTGGATTGAGCGCGGGATCGTAGATGTCGGGGGTGAGCACGCCCTCTTTCAGATTGTCGGGCACGACGATCTTGGTCGTGCCGCCCAGGCGTCGAAACGTCCACTCATGCAGTTCGGCCCACATCCGGGCGCTCGAGCGCCACACCAGCCATCGCACGCACTTGCGCGAATAGCCCAGCGTGAAGACGAAGAGGCGGGCCCGCTTGTACTTGCCGGTCTGCGGGTCGCGGACCATCGGCCCATCCCCGCCGTAGTCGACCTGGCCTTCTTCGCCGGGTCCGGTCCTGATGACCACGCGGGCCTCGACCGGCGTGGCGCCGCGCAGGCGCACGACGAAGCGGCGGACACTCGCATACTTCGCGGTGAAGCCGTGATCGTCGACCAGGTCTTGGTAGATCGCGACCGCGTTGCGTCCGCGGGCGACCGCCGCGACGATCAGCTCGCGATACGGCTCACAGGCACTGACGCTCGGTGCGCGCGTCGGCGCCAGCCCGCCAGGGTCGGTGGACACCCCCGACGAAATGGCCGGATTTGGCAGCGCGAGGTCGGTGGACACCTCCGGAGAAATGGCCGCTTTTGCCGGCCGTTCGCCTCGACGGCCACGCCCGCGCACGTCGATGCCTGCGGCGCGGAGGTAGCCGCCGATCGTTTCTCGGCGCACACCCGTCGCCGCCTCGATGCGTCGGAGGGACCAGCCCAGGCGACCCAGCGCCAGAATCTGTTGCTGCTTCTCTTCGTCCAAGACGTTACTCATCCGGGCGAGGGACCATAGGTCCGCCGCCCTCGTCAACGTCTCGGCCGCCGTCAGTTAATGGCCGGTTTTGAGGTGTCGATCAATGGCCGGATTTGGGTGTCCACCGAGGGTTAGTCACCAAAATCCACGCTCTGCCGACCTGCAACGTGGTCCTGCCCGCTGAAAGTGCTTCCTCAATAGGGATCTCCGCGAATAACCCGCGCGGAGGAGAGAAGCAGCGTCCGTGATGGCCGACTAACAAGCAGCCATGCGTATCAAGACGAATGATTCTTGTTCATCGCCTGCTCTAAAAGCAGGGATATGGAGAGGGTGTATCTAAGTGTTAATTATTCACGCTGACGGCGGCTGCAAGCCGAATCCAGGCCAGGGGCGGTTCGGTGTAGTCGCGCACCGCGACGGGCGCGAGTGTTACTCCGTGTCGCATGGCATCGGCTACGGCACCAACAACAAAGCCGAGTGGCGGGGGG is a window of Acidobacteriota bacterium DNA encoding:
- a CDS encoding MBL fold metallo-hydrolase, with product MKATVTVLGSGTSHGVPMIGCTCAVCQSTDPRDRRLRPSIYIAVEGGPAILVDTSTDLRQQVLANRIARVDAILFTHSHADHVMGLDDVRRFNVMQGGAIPAFADERTAADLRRTFSYIFSPPSEKGGGIPEVALTTVTGPFNIGAVRVQPVPLFHGSRPILGYRLGTFAYLTDCNRLPDEAWPLLEGLDVLVLDALRHKPHPTHFTVAGALEVVARLKPRQTYFTHMCHKLPHAETNRSLPAGVELAYDGQVVTIDVGDESTSAEASSSAKATADKPADQWT
- a CDS encoding bifunctional riboflavin kinase/FAD synthetase, which translates into the protein MDVIHFPDDPRPLTWRSPVLALGNFDGLHRGHVKIVERIQRGALERGGTSVVLTFDPHPPRVLRPDKAPLLLMTKAQKLAALARAGVQGAAVVRFTPEMSQWEPEAFVRTVLVDWLRVAEVWVGADFLFGRNRSGNFTLLKSLGAQYGFRAEKIDPIRYKEFVVSSTRIRRLVSEGRVDEAGALLGHHYALDGVVVEGAKRGRELGFPTANLKTDNELIPPHGVYATAVTVDGAVYPSVTNIGQRPTFGAELTTTIEAHLIGRTIDLYGKTLGLAFVQRLRDERKFPDTEALQDQIAADVRRAARLFDRLSV
- a CDS encoding acetyl ornithine aminotransferase family protein, which produces MDAPMIKTALPGPKAKAIIERDGKVVSPSYTRGYPFVMARGAGAIVEDVDGNQFLDCAAGIAVNSTGHSHPAVVAAIIDQAQKFLHMSGTDFYYEPQVQLGEAFNEIAPFGGPKRSFFSNSGTEANEAAIKLARYSTGRYGMIAFIGSFHGRTLGSLALTSSKAIQRRGFGPMQAGTFHAPYATCYRCPVGLRPETCQAECLGFLEHQVLVHLISPDEVAGVLVEPIQGEGGYVVPAPQFHERLRALTKKHGILLIADEVQSGMGRTGKMFAMEHFGVEPDMITAAKGVASGLPLGVTTARAEVMDWPPGSHASTFGGNPVSCAAAMATITLLKDSLIKNAAEVGAFMMDRLKEVQQKHAIIGEVRGRGLMIGIELVKDRVTKERAVAERDQVVDACFARGLLVLGAGKNAIRLSPPLVLTKAQATTAIDILDQALGTL
- the mazG gene encoding nucleoside triphosphate pyrophosphohydrolase — translated: MSQLAGARFQQLVEIMRTLRSEHGCAWDRQQTVRTLRPFVLGETYELLDALDREDYEELKGELGDFLFEAVFLAQICEEEGRFSIADSIQAISDKLIRRHPHVFDAEGLPTVASAEVGKASLTPREVKERWEDIKKQERSDAGEPDKTLLSGIPRSMPSLLRAYELATRAATVGFDWVKPEDVLDKIDEETRELREAVETLGPKSPEAEEELGDLLFAVANLARKLGVEPEAALRLANDKFQRRFDDVERQVTSKGERMRDLTLAQLEAHWVIAKATTKDAKNTKN
- a CDS encoding YraN family protein encodes the protein MTFQRQRLGLEGEALAAAELERLGYQILDRRYRSRFGEIDLIAVDGPTVVFVEVKTKTDSRFGDPAEMVTTQKQRRLVSMAEEYVSGHQLHATPCRFDVVAVDTSIQPARITVYQDAFRPGW
- the cysS gene encoding cysteine--tRNA ligase, which translates into the protein MTMRLYNTLTRQVEPFEPLRDNTVRMYTCGLTVYARGHIGNFRTFVSVDVLRRALKYVGGFKMHHVMNFTDVDDKTIAGAEKAGLPLREYTDQYIKAFREDALALGIEPVEDSPRATDPENLQAMADMINQLGERGHTYQTDGSTYFKIATLPTYGKLARLDHEGIQAGARVDSDEYDKENARDFVLWKATKPGEPTWDVGCGPGRPGWHIECSAMALRLLGEAPIDIHTGGVDLVFPHHENEIAQSEGATGKEFSKFWLHVEHLLVDNQKMSKSVGNFYTVQDVLDRGFRLSALRYILLSAYYRKQLNFTWTGLEQAEEALRRITDFLGRVGALSGGGVHPEVTARVAAAVQAFDAALSDDLNTAAGLGELFDLIRALNIAMDSKQVGEADGAGIKAAFDHFDQVLGVLSLRHAEEAIPPIPQAEIDAGIEARQDARRRRNFAEADRIRQELLDRGVILEDGPKGTRWKRK
- a CDS encoding GxxExxY protein, which translates into the protein MLTRTTPACSPEVEALVTRTIGCALRVHQALGPGYTEGLYHDAMAIDLALEGLRYEREVSIRVMYRGQPLRPQRLDLVVDGQVVVELKAVERLDRIHQAQLLSYLKSGGFKVGLLMNFHSEFLKSSLRRFVL